Proteins from one Flammeovirgaceae bacterium genomic window:
- the rpoC gene encoding DNA-directed RNA polymerase subunit beta' produces MSFRKNKKINTDFSNITISLASPESILESSNGEVTQPETINYRTYKPEMGGLFCERIFGPVKDWECHCGKYKRIRYKGIICDRCGVEVTEKKVRRERMGHIELVVPVAHIWYFRSLPNKIGYLLGLPTKKLDQIIYYERYAVIQPGIKEEDGINKLDFLTEEEYLDILDKLPRENQMLDDNDPKKFIAKMGAEALEMLLNRVNLDELSYQLRHQAATDTSQQRKAEALKRLKVVEAFRDANSRIENRPEWMTIKMVPVIPPELRPLVPLDGGRFATSDLNDLYRRVIIRNNRLKRLIDIKAPEVILRNEKRMLQEAVDSLFDNSRKVNAVRSDGNRALKSLSDMLKGKQGRFRQNLLGKRVDYSGRSVIVVGPALKLHECGLPKDMAAELFKPFIIRKLIERGIVKTVKSAKKIVDRKDPVVWDILENVLKGHPVLLNRAPTLHRLGIQAFQPKLIEGKAIQLHPLVCTAFNADFDGDQMAVHVPLGQEAILEASMLMLSSHNILNPANGAPITVPSQDMVLGLYYLTKGRKGEKGEGKIFYSPEEVIIAHNEGKLSKHAIIKVKVNVKDPKTDKISGKVIETVTGRVIFNQVVPEEAGYVDELLTKKKLQGIISDVFKQAGQAKAAKFLDDIKDLGFQMAYKGGLSMGLGDVKVPEEKKALVDNAQAEVDGVWNNYMMGLITDNERYNQVIDIWTRTNTLLTSTLMRQLEEDQQGFNSIYMMMHSGARGSREQIRQLGGMRGLMAKPQKNLAGSVGSIIENPILSNFKEGLDVLEYFISTHGARKGLADTALKTADAGYLTRRLVDVAQDLVITEEDCGTLRGLKVTALKDNEDIVEPLSERVLGRVTVHDIYDPATEELICGANEEITQEIAQKIEESSIEEVEIRSVLTCETKVGGCAKCYGRNLATGKMVQTGEAVGVIAAQSIGEPGTQLTLRTFHVGGTASNIAVEANIKAKFQGVVEFEGVRTVDTVDKDGNKAKVVMGRTGEVKILDKEKGRVLISNHVPYGAFLLTKNGQKVDKGETLCYWDPYNAVILSEFDGEIEFESIIEGVTFKEESDEQTGHREKVITDTRDKTKNPAIIINGKDESKGYNIPVGAHLAVEVGEKIKAGQVLAKIPRTMGKSRDITGGLPRVTELFEARNPSNPAVVSEIDGVVTYGGIKRGNREIFIESRDGIQKRYLVSLSKHILVQDNDFVRAGQPLSDGAITPSDILSIKGPTAVQEYLVNEIQEVYRLQGVKINDKHIEAIVSQMMQKVEIIDSGDTSFLVGEFVDKFEFREENDVILDKKFVVDAGDSQRFKPGQIVSAREVRDENSALKRKDQKPVEVRDAMPAVSKPTLQGITQASLKTESWLSAASFQETTKVLSEAAIRGKVDKLMGLKENVIVGHLIPAGTGQRRLNDIIVTSKEEYDRMMQERSLSEPIERELQE; encoded by the coding sequence ATGTCGTTTAGAAAAAACAAAAAAATAAATACCGATTTTTCCAACATTACCATCAGTTTGGCCTCTCCTGAATCCATTCTGGAGAGTTCGAATGGTGAGGTGACACAACCTGAGACCATCAATTACCGGACCTACAAGCCCGAGATGGGAGGGCTGTTCTGTGAAAGGATATTCGGGCCGGTAAAAGACTGGGAGTGCCACTGTGGGAAATATAAAAGGATCCGCTACAAAGGCATCATCTGCGACCGGTGCGGTGTGGAGGTTACCGAAAAAAAGGTAAGAAGGGAGCGCATGGGCCATATCGAACTGGTGGTGCCGGTGGCCCATATCTGGTACTTCAGGTCATTGCCAAACAAGATTGGATACTTGCTGGGCCTGCCTACCAAAAAGCTCGACCAGATTATCTACTACGAGCGGTATGCCGTAATTCAACCGGGCATCAAAGAAGAAGACGGTATCAATAAACTTGATTTCCTCACCGAAGAAGAATACCTCGATATCCTCGACAAGCTTCCTCGTGAAAATCAAATGTTGGATGACAACGACCCCAAAAAGTTTATTGCCAAGATGGGCGCGGAGGCATTGGAAATGCTCCTGAACCGTGTCAACCTGGATGAACTTTCTTATCAACTTCGCCACCAGGCCGCTACCGACACCTCCCAGCAACGCAAGGCCGAAGCCCTTAAGCGCCTGAAGGTGGTGGAAGCTTTCCGCGATGCCAACTCGCGCATTGAAAACCGCCCTGAGTGGATGACCATTAAGATGGTGCCCGTGATCCCCCCGGAGTTGCGCCCCCTGGTGCCGTTGGATGGTGGCCGCTTTGCCACATCGGATTTGAACGACCTCTACAGAAGGGTAATCATCCGTAACAACCGTTTGAAGCGCCTGATCGATATCAAGGCGCCCGAAGTGATCCTTCGCAACGAGAAGCGCATGCTACAGGAAGCTGTGGATTCGCTTTTTGACAACTCGCGAAAAGTAAATGCCGTACGCTCCGATGGAAACCGTGCATTGAAGTCATTGAGCGATATGCTCAAAGGCAAGCAAGGCCGTTTCCGTCAAAACCTGCTGGGCAAGCGCGTGGACTACTCCGGCCGTTCCGTGATCGTGGTAGGGCCTGCGCTGAAACTGCACGAGTGCGGCCTTCCCAAAGACATGGCGGCAGAACTTTTCAAGCCGTTCATTATCCGCAAGCTCATCGAAAGGGGGATCGTAAAGACCGTTAAGTCTGCCAAGAAAATAGTCGACAGGAAAGACCCGGTGGTGTGGGATATTTTGGAGAATGTATTGAAAGGGCACCCGGTGCTGCTGAACCGTGCCCCTACGCTTCACCGCTTGGGCATCCAGGCGTTCCAGCCAAAGTTGATCGAAGGCAAGGCCATTCAATTGCATCCTTTGGTATGTACCGCCTTTAACGCAGACTTTGATGGCGACCAAATGGCCGTTCACGTTCCGTTGGGGCAGGAAGCCATTTTGGAAGCGTCCATGCTGATGTTGTCTTCGCACAACATACTCAACCCTGCCAATGGAGCCCCTATCACCGTGCCTTCCCAGGACATGGTATTGGGTCTGTACTACCTCACCAAAGGAAGAAAAGGGGAGAAGGGCGAAGGAAAAATTTTCTATTCCCCCGAAGAAGTGATTATCGCCCACAATGAAGGCAAGCTTTCAAAGCACGCCATCATCAAAGTGAAGGTGAACGTAAAGGACCCCAAGACGGACAAGATTTCAGGCAAGGTTATTGAAACGGTTACCGGAAGGGTGATTTTTAACCAGGTGGTGCCCGAAGAGGCCGGCTATGTGGACGAACTGCTTACCAAGAAGAAGCTTCAGGGGATCATCTCGGATGTATTTAAACAGGCTGGGCAGGCAAAGGCTGCCAAATTCCTGGATGATATTAAGGATTTAGGGTTCCAGATGGCCTACAAAGGCGGGCTTTCCATGGGGCTGGGCGATGTGAAAGTGCCGGAAGAGAAAAAAGCACTGGTGGACAATGCGCAGGCCGAAGTGGATGGTGTGTGGAACAACTACATGATGGGCCTTATCACCGATAACGAGCGCTACAACCAGGTGATCGATATTTGGACGAGGACCAATACCCTGTTGACCAGCACGTTGATGCGCCAGTTGGAAGAAGACCAGCAAGGGTTCAACTCCATATACATGATGATGCACTCCGGTGCACGTGGTTCCAGGGAGCAAATACGCCAGTTGGGAGGTATGCGGGGGCTGATGGCCAAGCCTCAAAAGAACCTTGCCGGTTCGGTAGGCTCCATTATTGAAAACCCTATCTTGTCCAACTTTAAAGAAGGGCTGGACGTGTTGGAGTATTTTATTTCAACGCACGGTGCGCGCAAGGGCCTTGCCGATACGGCACTAAAGACCGCTGATGCAGGCTACCTGACGCGAAGGCTGGTGGACGTGGCACAGGACCTGGTGATCACCGAAGAGGATTGTGGGACCCTGCGTGGCCTGAAAGTAACCGCCCTCAAAGACAATGAGGATATTGTTGAGCCATTGTCGGAGCGTGTGCTTGGGCGTGTTACCGTCCATGATATTTACGACCCCGCCACCGAAGAATTGATTTGCGGTGCCAATGAGGAAATAACCCAGGAGATCGCTCAAAAAATAGAAGAGTCTAGCATTGAGGAAGTGGAAATACGTTCCGTGCTTACGTGCGAAACCAAAGTGGGGGGATGTGCAAAATGTTACGGCCGTAACCTCGCTACCGGAAAGATGGTGCAAACAGGCGAAGCCGTGGGCGTCATTGCCGCACAATCAATTGGCGAGCCTGGCACCCAGCTTACCCTCCGTACTTTCCACGTGGGCGGTACGGCATCCAACATTGCCGTTGAGGCCAACATCAAGGCCAAGTTCCAGGGCGTGGTCGAGTTTGAAGGGGTACGCACCGTGGATACTGTGGACAAAGACGGGAACAAGGCCAAGGTGGTGATGGGCAGGACTGGCGAGGTAAAAATCCTTGACAAGGAAAAAGGCAGGGTGCTGATTTCCAACCACGTTCCCTATGGGGCCTTCCTCTTGACCAAAAATGGCCAAAAGGTGGACAAAGGGGAGACCCTTTGTTATTGGGACCCTTACAACGCGGTCATCCTTTCCGAGTTTGATGGCGAAATCGAGTTTGAATCCATTATTGAAGGGGTGACGTTCAAAGAGGAGTCTGACGAGCAAACAGGGCATAGGGAAAAGGTAATCACCGACACCCGGGACAAAACAAAAAACCCGGCCATCATCATCAATGGCAAGGACGAGTCCAAGGGCTATAACATACCGGTAGGTGCCCACCTGGCCGTGGAAGTTGGCGAAAAGATCAAGGCCGGCCAGGTACTGGCCAAGATACCCCGTACAATGGGCAAGTCCAGGGACATTACCGGTGGCCTTCCCCGTGTTACGGAATTGTTTGAAGCGAGGAACCCTTCCAACCCTGCCGTGGTAAGCGAGATCGATGGCGTGGTGACCTATGGGGGCATCAAGCGGGGCAACAGGGAAATATTTATCGAATCCAGGGATGGCATCCAGAAACGTTACCTGGTTTCCCTTTCAAAACATATCCTCGTTCAGGACAATGACTTTGTGCGGGCAGGGCAACCGTTGTCTGACGGTGCGATCACGCCATCGGACATCCTTTCCATAAAGGGGCCCACCGCAGTGCAAGAGTATTTGGTAAACGAGATACAGGAAGTATACCGCCTGCAAGGGGTGAAGATCAACGATAAGCACATTGAAGCCATTGTAAGCCAAATGATGCAGAAGGTGGAGATCATAGACTCCGGGGACACCAGCTTTCTGGTAGGGGAATTTGTGGACAAGTTTGAGTTCAGGGAGGAAAACGATGTGATCCTGGACAAGAAATTTGTAGTGGATGCCGGGGATTCGCAACGTTTCAAACCCGGCCAGATCGTAAGTGCCAGGGAGGTGCGGGACGAAAATTCGGCCTTGAAACGCAAAGACCAGAAACCCGTGGAGGTACGTGATGCCATGCCCGCGGTTTCCAAGCCTACCCTTCAGGGGATTACGCAGGCTTCCCTCAAGACCGAAAGTTGGCTGTCGGCCGCCTCCTTCCAGGAGACCACCAAGGTGCTGAGCGAAGCGGCCATCAGGGGCAAAGTGGACAAACTGATGGGCCTGAAGGAGAACGTGATCGTAGGCCACCTGATACCTGCCGGGACCGGGCAGAGGAGGCTCAACGACATCATTGTGACCTCCAAGGAAGAGTACGATCGTATGATGCAGGAAAGGTCGCTTTCCGAGCCTATTGAGAGGGAACTGCAAGAGTAA
- the rpoB gene encoding DNA-directed RNA polymerase subunit beta, translated as MAKKNSNNRIDFSSIDKVLEYPDFLDVQLQSFRDFLQIETPAERRQNEGLFKVFAENFPISDSRENFVLEFVDYTIDPPKYSVDESIDRGLTYSVPLKAKLRLTCNDEDNEDFETIEQEVFLGNIPYMTEKGSFVINGAERVIVSQLHRSPGVFFAMSKHTNGTKLYSARIIPFKGSWIEFATDVNAVMYAYIDRKKKFPVTTLLRAIGYGTDKDILDLFGLSEEVEAVKPSLKKVMGRKLAARVLKTWTEDFVDEDTGEVVSIDRNEVLLERDHVIEEEDVDTIVESGTKSIILHRDDVNITDYNIIFNTLAKDNSNSEKEAVEQIYRQLRNTEAPDEQTARDIIQSLFFSEKRYDLGEVGRYRINKKLGLDLGFDQRVLTTEDIILIVKYLIGLINSKAVVDDIDHLSNRRVRTVGEQLYSQFGVGLARMARTIKERMNVRDNEDFKPVDLINARTLSSVINSFFGTNQLSQFMDQTNPLAEITHKRRMSALGPGGLSRERAGFEVRDVHYTHYGRLCTIETPEGPNIGLISSLCVHAKVNKMGFIETPYRKVENGKVKLKEDVIYLTAEEEDTYNIAQANVKLSGSGEIKDEKIKARFEGDFPVVEPGEIRYMDVAPNQIVSIAASMIPFLEHDDANRALMGSNMQRQAVPLVRPEAPIVGTGLEAKIAVDSRALILAEGPGEIDYVDSTKIVVKYDVSDEDRMVRFDDEFKSYDLIKFRRTNQDTCINLTPIVRKGDKVVKGQPLCQGYATANGELALGRNLLVAYMPWQGYNFEDAIVISERVVRDDVYTSIHIEEFELEVRDTKRGEEELTSEIPNVSEEAVKHLDEHGIIRIGAEVKEGDILIGKITPKGESDPTPEEKLLRAIFGDKAGDVKDASLKAPPSLRGVVIDTKLFSRPKRDKDLRNKSKKELDALKNRYSKELSGLRADMIKKLTSILTGKASQGVKHKFGDELITKGVKFTAKVIESNLFPDKNIYRDESNYNVPEEVNLIADISLENWTTDDHTNELVSKVVKNYLNKRNVVAGEFKRERFTLEVGDELPAGIVQLAKVYVAKKRKLKVGDKMAGRHGNKGVVARIVREEDMPFLEDGTAVDICLNPLGVPSRMNLGQIYETVLAWAGQKLGRKYATPIFDGASLDEVSSELKEAGLPEFGRTYLYDGLTGDKFDQPVTVGIAYMLKLGHLVDDKMHARSIGPYSLITQQPLGGKAQFGGQRFGEMEMWALEAFGAAHILQEIDTIKSDDVIGRAKAYESIVKGENMRKPNIPESFNVLVHELRGLALEITMDN; from the coding sequence TTGGCAAAGAAAAACAGCAACAACAGGATTGACTTTTCATCTATTGATAAAGTATTGGAGTATCCGGACTTCCTGGATGTGCAACTGCAGTCGTTCAGGGACTTCCTCCAAATAGAAACACCCGCGGAAAGGCGCCAGAACGAAGGCCTTTTTAAGGTGTTCGCGGAAAACTTCCCCATCTCCGACTCACGCGAAAACTTTGTGCTTGAGTTTGTGGACTATACCATAGACCCGCCCAAATATTCGGTGGACGAAAGCATCGACAGGGGCCTTACCTATTCCGTGCCCTTGAAGGCCAAGCTTCGCCTCACCTGCAATGACGAGGACAACGAAGATTTTGAAACCATTGAACAGGAAGTGTTCCTGGGCAACATCCCCTACATGACGGAAAAAGGCTCCTTTGTGATCAATGGGGCCGAGCGTGTGATTGTTTCCCAACTGCACCGTTCGCCCGGTGTGTTCTTTGCCATGAGCAAGCACACCAACGGCACCAAGTTGTACTCTGCCCGTATCATCCCGTTCAAAGGATCATGGATAGAGTTTGCCACGGATGTCAACGCTGTCATGTACGCTTACATCGACCGCAAGAAAAAATTCCCCGTGACCACCTTGCTGCGTGCCATTGGCTATGGTACCGATAAGGACATCCTCGACTTGTTCGGCCTGTCTGAAGAGGTGGAAGCGGTAAAGCCTTCGCTTAAGAAGGTAATGGGCCGCAAGCTGGCGGCCAGGGTGTTAAAAACCTGGACGGAAGATTTTGTGGACGAAGACACAGGCGAGGTGGTGTCCATCGACAGGAACGAAGTGCTGTTGGAACGCGACCACGTCATTGAAGAGGAAGATGTGGACACCATCGTGGAGTCCGGCACCAAGTCGATTATTTTGCACCGGGACGATGTGAACATCACGGACTACAACATCATCTTCAATACCCTGGCAAAAGACAACTCCAACTCTGAGAAAGAAGCGGTGGAACAAATCTATCGCCAGCTGAGGAACACCGAAGCCCCTGACGAACAAACCGCGCGCGATATTATCCAAAGTTTGTTCTTTAGTGAAAAGCGCTATGACCTGGGCGAGGTAGGCCGCTATAGGATCAACAAGAAGCTGGGGCTGGACCTGGGCTTTGACCAGCGGGTGCTTACCACCGAGGACATTATCCTGATTGTAAAGTACCTTATCGGTTTGATCAACTCAAAAGCCGTGGTGGATGATATCGACCACCTGAGCAACAGAAGGGTAAGGACGGTAGGCGAGCAGTTGTACTCACAATTTGGGGTTGGCCTTGCCCGCATGGCCAGGACGATCAAAGAAAGGATGAACGTTCGCGATAATGAGGATTTCAAACCTGTGGATTTGATCAACGCCAGGACATTGTCTTCGGTGATCAACTCCTTCTTTGGCACCAACCAGCTCTCCCAGTTTATGGACCAAACCAATCCATTGGCAGAGATCACCCACAAGCGCAGGATGTCGGCACTCGGCCCCGGTGGCTTGTCGCGTGAACGTGCCGGTTTTGAGGTCCGTGACGTGCACTATACCCACTATGGCCGCTTGTGCACCATTGAAACCCCGGAAGGCCCCAACATTGGATTGATCTCTTCGCTCTGCGTTCATGCCAAGGTGAACAAAATGGGCTTTATAGAAACCCCCTACCGCAAGGTGGAGAACGGAAAGGTGAAGTTGAAGGAAGATGTGATATACCTTACTGCCGAAGAAGAAGACACCTACAACATTGCCCAGGCCAATGTGAAGTTGTCAGGTTCAGGGGAAATCAAAGATGAAAAAATAAAGGCACGCTTCGAGGGCGATTTTCCCGTAGTGGAGCCTGGCGAAATACGGTACATGGACGTGGCGCCAAACCAGATTGTGTCCATAGCCGCCTCCATGATCCCGTTCCTCGAGCATGACGATGCCAACCGGGCTTTGATGGGGTCCAATATGCAACGTCAGGCAGTGCCCCTGGTACGCCCTGAGGCCCCTATCGTGGGCACTGGGCTGGAAGCAAAAATTGCCGTTGACTCAAGGGCATTGATTTTGGCCGAAGGGCCTGGCGAGATCGACTATGTCGATTCAACAAAGATTGTGGTCAAGTACGATGTGTCCGATGAGGACCGTATGGTGCGCTTTGACGATGAATTCAAGTCGTATGACCTGATCAAATTCAGAAGGACCAACCAGGACACATGCATTAACCTGACGCCAATCGTCCGCAAAGGGGACAAGGTGGTGAAAGGGCAGCCGTTGTGCCAGGGCTATGCCACGGCAAACGGGGAGCTTGCCCTGGGAAGGAACCTGCTGGTGGCCTATATGCCATGGCAAGGGTACAACTTTGAAGATGCCATTGTCATTTCGGAGCGTGTGGTCCGCGATGATGTGTACACTTCCATCCACATTGAGGAGTTTGAACTGGAGGTGAGGGACACCAAACGCGGGGAGGAAGAACTGACTTCGGAAATCCCCAATGTAAGCGAGGAGGCCGTGAAGCACCTTGACGAGCATGGCATCATCCGCATAGGTGCGGAAGTGAAAGAAGGCGACATCCTGATCGGAAAAATTACCCCTAAAGGGGAGTCGGACCCTACACCTGAGGAAAAACTGTTGCGCGCCATCTTTGGCGACAAGGCGGGTGATGTAAAGGACGCCTCCTTGAAGGCGCCTCCCTCATTAAGGGGCGTGGTCATTGACACAAAGCTTTTCTCACGGCCCAAGCGCGACAAGGACCTGCGCAACAAGTCGAAGAAGGAGTTGGATGCGCTAAAGAACCGTTACAGCAAGGAACTGTCCGGCCTGCGTGCCGATATGATCAAGAAGCTTACCAGCATCCTGACCGGAAAGGCGAGCCAGGGCGTAAAACATAAGTTTGGTGACGAACTCATTACCAAAGGCGTAAAGTTCACCGCCAAAGTAATTGAAAGCAACCTGTTCCCCGATAAGAACATTTACCGCGATGAGAGCAACTACAATGTTCCCGAAGAGGTGAACCTGATCGCGGACATAAGTTTGGAAAACTGGACCACCGATGACCATACCAATGAGTTGGTGTCGAAAGTGGTAAAAAATTACCTGAACAAGCGCAATGTTGTGGCGGGCGAATTCAAACGCGAAAGGTTTACTTTGGAAGTAGGGGACGAGCTCCCTGCCGGTATCGTGCAATTGGCCAAGGTATATGTGGCCAAGAAGCGCAAGCTGAAAGTAGGCGATAAAATGGCCGGCCGCCATGGGAACAAAGGCGTGGTGGCGCGGATCGTTAGGGAAGAAGACATGCCGTTCCTGGAAGATGGGACAGCCGTGGATATTTGCCTGAACCCGCTGGGCGTGCCATCGCGGATGAACCTGGGCCAGATTTACGAAACCGTATTGGCATGGGCAGGGCAAAAACTGGGAAGGAAATATGCCACCCCGATCTTTGACGGTGCTTCCCTGGATGAAGTGTCTTCCGAACTGAAGGAAGCCGGATTGCCGGAGTTTGGCCGTACTTACTTGTATGATGGATTGACAGGTGACAAGTTTGACCAGCCCGTAACGGTGGGCATCGCCTACATGTTGAAGCTGGGCCACCTGGTTGACGACAAAATGCACGCACGTTCCATCGGGCCTTACTCGCTTATCACGCAGCAGCCATTGGGTGGCAAAGCCCAGTTTGGTGGCCAGCGTTTTGGTGAAATGGAGATGTGGGCATTGGAGGCGTTCGGTGCCGCGCACATCCTGCAGGAGATCGACACGATCAAGTCGGATGATGTGATAGGAAGGGCGAAAGCCTACGAGTCGATCGTTAAGGGCGAAAACATGAGGAAGCCGAACATCCCCGAGTCGTTCAATGTGCTTGTGCACGAGCTCAGGGGCTTGGCCCTGGAGATCACAATGGATAACTAA
- the rplL gene encoding 50S ribosomal protein L7/L12 has translation MADIKTLGDQLVELTVKEVNELASYLKETHGIEPAAAAVAVAASPAAGGGGDAAAEKTNFDVVLKAPGANKLQIVKLVKELTGLGLKEAKEVVDAAPKTIKEGLPKDEAENLKKQLIEAGAEVELK, from the coding sequence ATGGCTGACATAAAAACGTTAGGCGACCAATTAGTAGAACTTACCGTTAAAGAGGTAAACGAACTCGCATCTTACTTGAAAGAAACCCATGGTATCGAGCCTGCTGCTGCCGCTGTGGCCGTGGCCGCTAGCCCTGCCGCTGGTGGTGGTGGCGATGCCGCTGCTGAAAAAACCAATTTTGATGTGGTATTGAAGGCTCCTGGCGCCAATAAACTCCAGATTGTGAAATTGGTGAAAGAACTCACCGGGCTTGGCTTGAAAGAAGCCAAAGAAGTAGTTGACGCTGCCCCTAAAACAATCAAAGAAGGCTTGCCTAAAGACGAAGCCGAAAACCTCAAGAAACAACTGATCGAGGCGGGTGCCGAAGTAGAGTTGAAGTAA
- a CDS encoding 50S ribosomal protein L10, with product MTREEKTNIIEELSGKFSENGHFYITDASGLSVAQVNAFRRLCFHAGVEYGVYKNTLIRKALEKQGSGNEELFKVLQGFSGVIFSKEVGNAPAKVIRDYRKGAEGKPILKAASIDSSLFFGEENLNMLAELKSKNELIGEIISLLQSPAKNVVSALQSGKNTLAGLVKALENRAN from the coding sequence ATGACCAGAGAAGAAAAAACAAATATCATAGAAGAACTGTCCGGGAAATTCAGTGAGAACGGCCACTTCTATATTACGGATGCCTCCGGGCTTTCCGTTGCGCAGGTAAATGCTTTTCGCAGGCTGTGTTTCCATGCGGGCGTAGAGTATGGTGTGTACAAAAACACCCTCATCCGCAAGGCCTTGGAAAAGCAGGGAAGCGGAAATGAAGAATTATTCAAAGTGTTACAAGGTTTTTCAGGAGTCATTTTCTCGAAGGAGGTTGGCAATGCCCCTGCCAAGGTCATTCGGGACTATAGAAAGGGTGCCGAAGGGAAGCCCATCCTGAAAGCTGCTTCCATTGATTCCTCTTTGTTTTTCGGGGAGGAGAACTTGAATATGCTGGCTGAGTTGAAATCCAAGAACGAACTCATTGGCGAAATTATTTCCTTGCTCCAGTCACCAGCCAAAAATGTGGTTTCCGCCCTTCAGAGTGGAAAGAACACTTTGGCCGGATTGGTGAAGGCATTGGAAAACAGGGCAAATTAG
- a CDS encoding 50S ribosomal protein L1: protein MARLTKNRKAIEAKYSADKLYSLSDAASLVKDITFTKFDSSVDVDVRLGVDPKKADQMVRGVVTLPHGLGKSVRVLVLCTPDKEQEAKDAGADHVGLDEYIKKIEGGWTDIDVIITMPTVMAKVGRLGKVLGPRGLMPNPKSGTVTLDVGKAVTEVKAGKVDFKVDKQGIIHASIGKVSFTPEKIRENATELIQTISKLKPSSSKGAYFQSITLSSTMSPGIQIDKTTIEGL, encoded by the coding sequence ATGGCAAGGTTAACAAAAAACAGGAAAGCCATTGAGGCTAAATATAGCGCGGACAAATTGTATTCTTTGTCCGATGCGGCAAGTCTGGTAAAAGACATCACGTTCACAAAATTCGATTCATCGGTGGATGTGGACGTGCGCCTGGGCGTGGACCCCAAAAAGGCAGACCAGATGGTAAGGGGGGTGGTGACCCTACCCCATGGATTGGGCAAATCGGTACGGGTATTGGTATTGTGCACCCCCGACAAAGAACAGGAAGCCAAGGATGCCGGGGCTGACCATGTGGGCCTGGACGAATACATTAAAAAAATTGAAGGAGGCTGGACCGATATTGATGTGATCATCACCATGCCCACCGTAATGGCTAAAGTAGGAAGGTTGGGCAAAGTGCTCGGCCCCCGCGGCCTGATGCCAAACCCAAAATCCGGAACGGTGACCTTGGATGTGGGAAAGGCGGTAACCGAGGTGAAGGCAGGTAAAGTTGATTTTAAAGTGGACAAGCAAGGCATCATTCACGCCAGTATTGGAAAAGTGTCGTTTACGCCTGAAAAGATCAGGGAAAATGCCACTGAACTGATCCAAACCATTTCCAAGCTGAAGCCCTCGTCTTCAAAAGGGGCCTATTTCCAGAGCATTACGCTTTCCTCTACCATGAGCCCTGGGATACAAATTGACAAAACGACCATTGAAGGCCTCTAA
- the rplK gene encoding 50S ribosomal protein L11: MAKEISGYLKLQVKGGQANPAPPIGPALGSKGLNIMDFCKQFNARTQDKQGQVLPVLVTIYNDKSFDFVIKTPPAAVLIMEAMKKQKGSAEPNRVKVGSISWEQVQKIAEVKMPDLNAFKVESAMKMVAGTARSMGVTVSGTPPWENN; encoded by the coding sequence ATGGCAAAGGAAATTAGTGGTTATTTGAAATTGCAGGTAAAGGGAGGCCAGGCCAACCCCGCGCCTCCAATCGGGCCGGCCCTTGGTAGCAAGGGTTTGAACATCATGGACTTCTGCAAGCAGTTCAACGCCAGGACCCAGGACAAGCAGGGGCAGGTGCTCCCTGTGCTCGTTACCATATACAACGACAAGTCATTTGACTTTGTCATCAAAACCCCTCCCGCGGCCGTGTTGATCATGGAGGCCATGAAAAAACAAAAAGGCTCGGCTGAGCCTAACCGCGTGAAGGTAGGCTCCATCAGCTGGGAGCAGGTTCAAAAAATTGCAGAGGTAAAGATGCCCGACCTTAACGCCTTTAAAGTGGAATCGGCCATGAAGATGGTGGCAGGGACTGCACGGAGCATGGGCGTAACAGTAAGTGGAACCCCACCTTGGGAAAACAATTAA
- the nusG gene encoding transcription termination/antitermination factor NusG, with translation MGELKWFVLRVISGKEKKVKSYLETEVERSKLADFIPQVLIPSEKVYEMRNGKKRVRERNFFPGYVLVSADLSNGEAYHLVNSIPGVIGFLGGNGMDSSKEPVALRQSEVNRILGKVGEIDEFEEKLETPFIKGESVKVMDGPFSGFTGSVEEIFEEKKKLNVMVKIFGRNTPVELNYMQVEKLD, from the coding sequence ATGGGTGAGCTTAAATGGTTTGTGCTTCGCGTTATCAGCGGAAAGGAGAAGAAAGTGAAGTCCTATCTGGAAACGGAAGTGGAGCGCTCTAAACTTGCCGATTTTATTCCCCAGGTCCTCATTCCATCAGAGAAAGTTTATGAAATGAGGAATGGGAAAAAAAGGGTGAGGGAACGCAACTTCTTTCCCGGGTATGTCCTTGTTTCGGCAGACCTTTCCAATGGGGAGGCCTACCATTTGGTCAACAGCATCCCGGGGGTGATCGGTTTTCTGGGGGGAAACGGGATGGACTCCTCAAAAGAACCGGTGGCCCTTCGCCAATCCGAGGTGAACAGGATATTGGGCAAGGTAGGGGAGATCGATGAGTTTGAGGAAAAACTGGAGACCCCGTTTATTAAAGGGGAATCCGTAAAGGTAATGGATGGGCCGTTTAGCGGGTTTACCGGGTCTGTAGAGGAGATATTTGAAGAGAAGAAGAAGCTGAACGTGATGGTGAAGATATTTGGAAGGAACACCCCCGTAGAGCTTAACTACATGCAGGTGGAGAAATTGGATTAA